The following coding sequences lie in one bacterium genomic window:
- a CDS encoding chorismate synthase: MNTLGRIFRVSLFGESHGSCVGALIDGCPPGLEPDPAALEAELARRRPGRPGTTGRREPDVPRFLSGIRDGRTTGAPLAVVIENRDARPGDYDLFEAVPRPGHADYTARVKYRGFHDPRGGGYFSGRLTAALVAAGHFARLAIRPIEAAAELTAAGGSAEIGKAVAEAMADGDSVGGEVVCRVASVPAGLGSPWFGSLESRLAQALFAMPGVRGVAFGDGFAAAAMRGSEHNDPYLDARGRTASNHAGGINGGISNGNDLVIRVAVKPTSSIARAQETFDFEAGKMTSLETAGRHDACFALRTPVIVEALTAIVLADEVLLAGKERA; encoded by the coding sequence ATGAACACCCTGGGCCGCATCTTCCGGGTTTCGCTTTTCGGGGAATCCCACGGCTCCTGCGTGGGGGCCCTGATCGACGGCTGCCCTCCGGGATTGGAGCCGGACCCGGCGGCGCTGGAAGCCGAACTGGCGCGGCGGCGACCCGGGCGCCCGGGAACGACCGGACGCCGCGAGCCCGACGTCCCCCGCTTTCTCAGCGGCATCAGGGACGGGCGCACGACCGGGGCGCCGCTGGCCGTCGTCATCGAAAACCGGGACGCGCGCCCGGGCGATTACGACTTGTTCGAGGCGGTCCCCCGCCCCGGACACGCCGATTACACCGCCCGGGTCAAATACCGGGGCTTCCACGATCCCCGCGGGGGCGGGTACTTCTCCGGCAGGCTGACGGCGGCGCTGGTGGCGGCCGGGCACTTCGCCCGCCTGGCGATCCGCCCGATCGAGGCGGCCGCCGAACTGACCGCCGCCGGGGGCTCGGCGGAGATCGGGAAAGCGGTGGCGGAAGCGATGGCCGACGGAGACTCGGTGGGGGGGGAAGTGGTCTGTCGGGTCGCCTCCGTTCCCGCGGGCCTGGGAAGCCCCTGGTTCGGGAGCCTGGAGTCGCGCCTGGCCCAGGCCCTCTTCGCCATGCCCGGGGTCAGGGGCGTCGCCTTCGGCGACGGCTTCGCCGCCGCGGCCATGCGGGGGAGCGAACACAACGACCCCTACCTCGACGCGCGGGGGCGCACCGCCTCCAACCACGCCGGCGGCATCAACGGGGGAATCAGCAACGGAAACGACCTGGTGATCAGGGTCGCGGTCAAACCCACCTCCAGCATCGCCCGGGCTCAGGAGACTTTCGACTTCGAAGCCGGGAAGATGACTTCCCTGGAAACCGCCGGGCGCCACGACGCCTGTTTCGCCCTGCGCACCCCGGTCATCGTCGAGGCCCTGACCGCTATCGTCCTGGCCGACGAGGTGCTCCTGGCCGGAAAGGAACGAGCCTGA
- a CDS encoding shikimate kinase, with amino-acid sequence MKTAESFVAVGVTGKPVLHSLSPVLMKAALAGAGLDGAAVRLAADSAGEALALAGALGLTGFNVTAPFKEAMAAAGPTLDGAARAVGSVNTVYRRRGRWRATTTDPGGVAGALAAAGVSLRDAKAAVAGAGGAARAAAYALSRAGAAVTAVNRTDGRARELAGALGVDWAPWKDRERVLADADVVVYAVPASAPVDLSRVWRPGQVLLDANYPASAAALKARNAGVRVLDGEAWLVHQGVPAYEIFTAKPCPPSLLERALKRAARPGPERPICLVGFMGAGKSTAGKILARKLGRPFLDLDEEIERGRGRSIPRIFAEEGERVFRDLETAALRTALEGGARVLACGGGVVLRKENRTLLGDRALTVWLFADAGSVEARTAGGGRPLLEGGGGPGRIAALMTERRADYLRSADLVLDTGTRTPEEVAEKIHEETRLALGT; translated from the coding sequence GTGAAGACGGCGGAAAGCTTCGTCGCCGTGGGCGTAACCGGAAAGCCGGTGCTGCACAGTCTCAGCCCGGTCCTGATGAAAGCGGCCCTGGCCGGCGCGGGCCTGGACGGGGCCGCCGTCCGCCTCGCCGCCGACAGCGCCGGGGAAGCGCTGGCCCTGGCCGGAGCCTTGGGGTTGACCGGCTTCAACGTCACCGCCCCTTTCAAGGAAGCGATGGCGGCGGCCGGGCCGACGCTGGACGGGGCCGCCCGCGCCGTTGGATCCGTCAATACCGTCTACCGCCGCCGGGGGCGCTGGCGCGCCACCACCACCGACCCGGGGGGGGTGGCGGGAGCGCTGGCGGCGGCGGGCGTTTCCCTGCGGGACGCGAAAGCGGCCGTGGCCGGCGCCGGCGGAGCCGCCCGGGCAGCGGCCTACGCCCTCTCCCGGGCCGGGGCGGCGGTGACCGCGGTCAACCGCACCGACGGCCGGGCGCGGGAGCTGGCCGGGGCTCTGGGAGTCGACTGGGCCCCCTGGAAAGACCGGGAACGGGTGTTGGCGGACGCTGACGTCGTCGTGTATGCCGTTCCCGCTTCCGCGCCCGTCGACCTGTCCCGGGTCTGGAGGCCGGGCCAGGTCCTCCTCGACGCCAACTACCCGGCCTCGGCGGCGGCCCTGAAGGCCCGGAACGCCGGAGTCCGGGTCCTGGACGGGGAGGCGTGGCTCGTGCACCAGGGGGTTCCGGCCTACGAGATCTTCACCGCGAAACCGTGCCCCCCCTCCCTCCTGGAACGGGCGCTGAAACGGGCGGCGCGTCCGGGACCGGAGCGCCCGATCTGCCTGGTCGGTTTCATGGGGGCGGGCAAAAGCACCGCGGGGAAGATCCTGGCCCGGAAGCTGGGGCGCCCCTTCCTCGACCTGGACGAGGAGATCGAGCGCGGGCGGGGGCGCTCCATCCCCCGTATTTTCGCCGAGGAGGGCGAGCGCGTCTTCCGGGACCTGGAGACGGCGGCGCTGCGGACGGCACTGGAGGGAGGGGCCCGGGTCCTGGCCTGCGGGGGGGGCGTCGTGCTCCGGAAAGAAAACCGGACCCTGCTCGGAGACCGGGCCCTGACCGTCTGGCTGTTCGCCGACGCCGGCAGCGTCGAGGCGCGGACCGCGGGCGGCGGGCGGCCCCTCCTGGAGGGAGGCGGCGGCCCCGGCCGCATCGCCGCCCTCATGACCGAGCGCCGCGCCGACTACCTGCGCAGCGCCGACCTGGTCCTGGACACGGGAACGAGGACGCCCGAAGAAGTCGCGGAGAAAATTCATGAAGAAACGCGTTTGGCCCTCGGAACTTAA
- the aroB gene encoding 3-dehydroquinate synthase: MNAFSSENETVVQGSRGESPVRVGPAMEWVGERLRGRAVWVVTDPEVDALYGGVWGETPRLTVGRGETAKTMATVENLCRELVAAGADRDAFLVGFGGGVVCDITGFAAAVYMRGIGFGFCPTTLLAQVDASVGGKNGVNLDGYKNLIGTFTQPAWVACDPAWLATLPETEWRCGLAEIVKHILVADGEKLEPFRQGLERLRRRDPGETAYWVKHSIRIKAGVVNRDEREAGERRILNFGHTFAHAIEKLYRYPHGEAVAAGMVLAARFSQALGLLPEEETERIRSLLAEAGLPDGSGVDPRSLAEAIRADKKRAGDGVRLVLLETPGRPTVRATSFAELESVLGGLDR; encoded by the coding sequence GTGGGTCGGGGAACGGCTCCGGGGCCGGGCGGTCTGGGTCGTGACCGATCCGGAAGTCGACGCGCTGTACGGGGGAGTATGGGGGGAGACGCCCCGGCTGACCGTGGGCCGGGGGGAGACGGCCAAGACCATGGCCACCGTGGAGAACCTCTGCCGGGAACTGGTCGCGGCCGGCGCCGACCGGGACGCCTTCCTGGTCGGGTTCGGGGGAGGGGTGGTCTGCGACATCACCGGTTTCGCCGCCGCCGTCTATATGCGCGGCATCGGGTTCGGGTTCTGCCCCACCACCCTTCTGGCCCAGGTCGACGCCAGCGTCGGCGGCAAGAACGGGGTCAACCTCGACGGCTACAAGAACCTGATCGGCACCTTTACCCAGCCCGCCTGGGTAGCCTGCGATCCGGCCTGGCTGGCCACCCTCCCGGAAACGGAGTGGCGCTGCGGACTGGCCGAAATCGTCAAGCACATCCTCGTCGCCGACGGGGAGAAACTCGAACCGTTCCGGCAGGGGCTGGAACGGCTGCGGCGGCGCGACCCCGGAGAAACCGCCTACTGGGTCAAACACTCCATCCGGATCAAGGCCGGGGTCGTCAACCGGGACGAACGCGAAGCGGGGGAGCGGCGCATCCTCAACTTCGGCCACACCTTCGCCCATGCCATTGAAAAGCTGTACCGCTACCCCCACGGCGAGGCGGTGGCGGCGGGCATGGTCCTGGCCGCCCGGTTTTCGCAAGCCCTGGGCCTGCTCCCGGAGGAGGAGACGGAGCGGATCCGCTCCCTGTTGGCCGAGGCGGGCCTCCCCGACGGAAGCGGGGTCGACCCCCGGAGCCTGGCGGAGGCCATCCGGGCCGACAAGAAACGCGCCGGCGACGGCGTCCGGCTGGTCCTGCTCGAGACCCCCGGGCGCCCCACGGTCCGCGCCACCTCCTTTGCCGAACTCGAATCCGTCCTCGGGGGGCTGGACCGATGA
- a CDS encoding metal-dependent hydrolase, giving the protein MKGLTHFMSGAAVASFFLPAVKMAHRDAGSSFILVLGGLFGIMPDTMDFKMGQFFSKADYDIDPDPMDPDPARMAEMLGKAMDEAAETGRYVKAQMYPMRLGADLWRQYVIKFDGEKNEVVIVINEAVTTSQVPILGSEPPEEKRIGRYRLRRGKIRESHGRPSVVDIMSGPQFGFIRRGDNEVEVEFLPWHRTWSHSYVLGLLLSIPVWLVASLIAGWNLGWLYGLIAFLGFSVHLTEDLTGHMGGSLIWPLVKERCNGLSLFKASNPHANFIVDYASAVIILWNLNRFNPEQFFTLSAFQYFLYALIIPLAVYAGIVKIFGEKGKKKKRGVEAAEKALQREELAYEGTDSMLGD; this is encoded by the coding sequence ATGAAAGGTTTGACGCATTTCATGAGCGGGGCGGCGGTGGCTTCCTTCTTTCTCCCCGCCGTCAAGATGGCCCACCGGGACGCCGGCTCCTCCTTCATCCTGGTCCTGGGGGGGCTTTTCGGAATCATGCCCGACACCATGGACTTCAAGATGGGGCAGTTCTTCTCCAAGGCCGACTACGACATCGACCCCGATCCCATGGACCCCGACCCCGCCCGGATGGCGGAGATGCTGGGGAAGGCCATGGACGAGGCCGCCGAAACCGGCCGCTACGTCAAGGCCCAGATGTACCCGATGCGCCTGGGCGCCGACCTCTGGCGGCAGTACGTGATCAAGTTCGACGGGGAAAAGAACGAGGTGGTGATCGTCATCAACGAAGCGGTCACCACCTCCCAGGTGCCGATCCTCGGCTCCGAGCCCCCCGAGGAAAAACGGATCGGGCGCTACCGCCTCCGCCGGGGGAAGATCCGCGAGTCCCACGGCCGGCCCTCGGTGGTCGATATCATGAGCGGCCCCCAGTTCGGCTTCATCCGCCGCGGCGACAACGAGGTCGAAGTCGAGTTCCTGCCCTGGCACCGGACCTGGAGCCACAGCTACGTGCTCGGGCTCCTGCTCTCGATCCCGGTCTGGCTCGTCGCCTCGCTCATCGCCGGCTGGAACCTGGGCTGGCTCTACGGGCTGATCGCCTTCCTCGGCTTCTCCGTGCACCTGACCGAGGACCTGACCGGGCACATGGGGGGCAGCCTGATCTGGCCGCTGGTCAAGGAGCGCTGCAACGGGCTCTCCCTCTTCAAGGCTTCCAACCCCCACGCCAACTTCATCGTCGACTACGCCTCGGCGGTGATCATCCTCTGGAACCTCAACCGCTTCAACCCCGAGCAGTTTTTCACCCTCTCCGCCTTCCAGTACTTTCTCTACGCCCTGATCATCCCCCTGGCCGTTTATGCCGGCATCGTCAAGATCTTCGGGGAGAAGGGGAAGAAGAAGAAGCGGGGAGTGGAGGCGGCGGAGAAAGCTCTCCAGCGGGAAGAACTGGCCTACGAAGGCACGGATTCGATGCTGGGGGACTGA
- the aroA gene encoding 3-phosphoshikimate 1-carboxyvinyltransferase: MKKRVWPSELKGTVEAPASKSAAQRWIAAALLAPGTSRLSISRPGADVAAALAAARGLGADVAEPAPGVVEIRGGLKAAPAEIDCGEAGLSARAFAFIAALLPGPVTLRGRGSLNARSMKMVIDPLRALGVVVESNRGRLPLTIKGPLRGGDVTVEGGASSQGITGLLLALPCTPRGGTITVAGAASRPYLEMTIEVMRAAGIVLERDGYRRFSIPGGQAYRPRSIAVEGDWSAAAALLAAGAVAGDVEVTGLDPRSTQADRRIADVLELAGADVRIGGGAVGSGRRPLRAFAFDASDCPDLFPPLTAVAAAADGTSRIAGVRRLRDKESDRARALEDLGRSLGFSVRAEEDELLVEGGPVRAGRAASWNDHRIAMTAAVLGCVAGGPVEIEDAECVAKSYPTFYDDLARLGARIEEV; this comes from the coding sequence ATGAAGAAACGCGTTTGGCCCTCGGAACTTAAGGGAACGGTCGAGGCCCCGGCCTCGAAGAGCGCGGCGCAGCGATGGATCGCCGCCGCGCTCCTGGCGCCGGGGACCAGCCGCTTGAGCATCAGCCGCCCCGGCGCCGACGTGGCCGCGGCCCTGGCGGCCGCCCGCGGCCTGGGGGCCGACGTCGCGGAACCCGCTCCGGGGGTCGTCGAGATCCGGGGGGGGCTGAAAGCCGCCCCGGCCGAGATCGACTGCGGGGAGGCCGGCTTGAGCGCGCGCGCCTTCGCCTTCATCGCGGCCCTGCTCCCGGGACCGGTCACGCTCCGGGGCCGGGGGAGCCTCAACGCCCGGAGTATGAAGATGGTGATCGACCCCTTGCGGGCACTGGGGGTCGTCGTGGAATCGAACCGGGGGCGCCTTCCCCTGACGATCAAGGGTCCCCTCCGGGGGGGGGACGTCACCGTGGAAGGGGGAGCCAGCTCCCAGGGGATCACCGGGCTTCTCCTCGCCCTGCCCTGCACTCCCCGGGGGGGCACGATCACCGTCGCCGGCGCGGCCAGCCGCCCCTACCTGGAAATGACGATCGAGGTCATGCGCGCCGCCGGCATCGTTCTCGAACGCGACGGCTACCGGAGGTTTTCGATCCCGGGAGGCCAGGCCTACCGTCCCCGCTCGATCGCGGTCGAGGGCGACTGGAGCGCGGCCGCGGCCCTGCTGGCGGCGGGGGCCGTCGCCGGCGACGTCGAGGTGACCGGCCTCGATCCCCGTTCGACCCAAGCCGACCGCCGGATCGCGGACGTCCTGGAACTGGCGGGGGCCGACGTCCGGATCGGGGGCGGGGCGGTGGGGAGCGGGCGACGGCCCCTCCGGGCCTTCGCCTTCGACGCCTCCGACTGCCCCGACCTCTTCCCGCCCCTGACCGCGGTGGCGGCCGCCGCCGACGGGACCAGCCGAATCGCCGGGGTCCGCCGACTCCGGGACAAGGAGAGCGACCGGGCCCGGGCCCTGGAAGACCTGGGCCGGAGCTTGGGGTTCTCGGTCCGGGCCGAGGAGGACGAGCTCCTGGTCGAAGGCGGCCCGGTGAGGGCGGGCCGGGCGGCGTCGTGGAACGACCACCGGATCGCGATGACCGCGGCCGTCCTCGGCTGCGTCGCCGGGGGCCCGGTCGAGATCGAAGACGCGGAATGCGTGGCAAAATCCTACCCGACCTTCTATGATGACCTAGCGCGCCTGGGTGCGCGTATCGAGGAGGTTTGA
- a CDS encoding type I 3-dehydroquinate dehydratase encodes MICVCLRGSSFAECRGAALEAGMAEVRLDLLEMPPEERLALFGLGVPTVATCRKGKLGARERRGLLEQALRAGATWVDVDRGELDAPMRRLLDRNRAWDKLILSYHNFRETPPVPVLLEIGASLIAAGGKIAKIACLASDPGDAARIMGLYDRIRPLIALGMGPAGVVTRVAAVSLGAPFTYAAMDGGEPTAPGQLTVSELRGLRAVLEGSR; translated from the coding sequence ATGATCTGCGTCTGCCTGCGGGGGAGTTCGTTCGCCGAATGCCGGGGCGCAGCCCTCGAAGCGGGCATGGCCGAGGTCCGGCTCGACCTGCTGGAGATGCCCCCGGAGGAGCGCCTGGCCCTTTTCGGCCTGGGGGTGCCCACGGTCGCCACCTGCCGGAAAGGCAAGCTGGGCGCGCGGGAACGGCGCGGGCTGCTGGAACAGGCCCTGCGGGCGGGAGCGACCTGGGTGGACGTCGACCGCGGCGAACTCGACGCGCCGATGCGCCGGCTGCTCGACCGTAACCGGGCCTGGGACAAGCTCATTCTCTCCTACCACAACTTCCGGGAGACTCCTCCCGTCCCGGTCCTGCTCGAGATCGGGGCTTCCCTGATCGCCGCCGGGGGCAAGATCGCCAAGATCGCCTGCCTGGCCTCGGACCCGGGAGACGCGGCCAGGATCATGGGCCTCTACGACCGCATCCGTCCCCTGATCGCGCTGGGGATGGGTCCCGCGGGCGTCGTCACCCGCGTGGCGGCCGTGAGCCTGGGAGCGCCGTTCACCTACGCCGCCATGGACGGCGGGGAACCGACCGCCCCGGGGCAGCTGACGGTAAGCGAACTCCGCGGGCTCCGCGCCGTCCTGGAGGGGAGCCGGTGA